The Elephas maximus indicus isolate mEleMax1 chromosome 19, mEleMax1 primary haplotype, whole genome shotgun sequence genome contains a region encoding:
- the ZNF652 gene encoding zinc finger protein 652 isoform X2, producing MSHMTSSCQELVENCAVHVAGMAQEDSRRGQVPSTFYHGANQELDLSTKVYKRESGSPYSVLVDTKMSKPHLHETEEQPYFRETRSVSSVHAVKEDQVNSDDTEEEEDEEVSYKREQIIVEVNLNNQTLNVSKGEKGVSSQSKETPVLKTSSEDEEEESEEDATDDSSDYGENERQKKKEKIVEKVSVAQRRRRRAASVAAATTSPTPRTTRGRRKSVEPPKRKKRATKEPKAPVQKAKCEEKETLTCEKCPRVFNTRWYLEKHMNVTHRRMQICDKCGKKFVLESELSLHQQTDCEKNIQCVSCNKSFKKLWSLHEHIKIVHGYAEKKFSCEICEKKFYTMAHVRKHMVAHTKDMPFTCETCGKSFKRSMSLKVHSLQHSGEKPFRCENCDERFQYKYQLRSHMSIHIGHKQFMCQWCGKDFNMKQYFDEHMKTHTGEKPFICEICGKSFTSRPNMKRHRRTHTGEKPYPCDVCGQRFRFSNMLKAHKEKCFRVTSPVNVPPAVQIPLTTSPATPVPSVVNTPTTPVPPINMNPRPE from the exons ATGAGCCACATGACCAGTTCTTGTCAAGAGCTGGTTGAAAATTGTGCTGTGCATGTAGCAGGGATGGCACAAGAAGATAGTCGTCGTGGTCAAGTGCCATCTACCTTTTATCATGGTGCCAACCAAGAACTTGACCTGTCCACCAAAGTGTACAAAAGGGAATCAGGAAGTCCTTATTCTGTGTTAGTGGACACCAAGATGAGCAAACCACATCTCCACGAAACAGAGGAACAGCCATATTTCAGGGAGACAAGATCAGTGTCCAGCGTGCATGCTGTTAAAGAAGACCAGGTGAATTCTGATGAcacagaagaggaggaggatgaaGAAGTCTCTTACAAAAGGGAGCAGATCATAGTGGAGGTAAACCTTAATAATCAAACATTAAATGTATCTAAAGGGGAAAAGGGTGTCTCTTCTCAGTCCAAAGAGACTCCTGTTCTTAAGACAAGCAGTGAGGATGAAGAGGAAGAGAGTGAGGAAGATGCCACAGATGACAGCAGTGACTATGGAGAGAACgaaaggcagaagaaaaaggagaagataGTGGAGAAAGTCAGCGTTGcacaaaggagaaggaggagagctGCCTCTGTTGCTGCAGCTACCACTTCCCCTACTCCCAGAACTACAAGAGGTCGTAGGAAGAGTGTAGAGCCACCTAAGCGTAAGAAGCGGGCCACAAAGGAGCCCAAAGCACCAGTGCAGAAAGCTAAGTGTGAAGAGAAAGAGACTCTGACCTGTGAGAAGTGCCCCAGGGTGTTTAATACTCGCTGGTACCTGGAGAAGCACATGAACGTTACTCACAGGCGCATGCAGATCTGTGATAAATGTGGCAAGAAGTTTGTCCTGGAAAGTGAGCTGTCCCTTCACCAGCaaacagactgtgaaaaaaatatTCAG TGTGTTTCCTGTAACAAATCGTTCAAGAAACTCTGGTCCCTTCATGAACATATCAAGATCGTCCATGGATATGCAGAAAAGAAATTTTCCTGTGAAATTTGTGAGAAGAAGTTCTATACTATGGCTCATGTGAGGAAACACATGGTTG CACACACAAAAGACATGCCATTTACATGTGAAACCTGTGGAAAATCATTCAAGCGCAGTATGTCACTCAAGGTGCACTCCTTGCAGCATTCTGGAGAGAAGCCCTTCAGATGCGAG AACTGTGACGAAAGGTTTCAGTACAAGTACCAGCTACGCTCCCACATGAGCATCCACATTGGGCACAAACAGTTCATGTGCCAGTGGTGTGGCAAGGATTTCAACATGAAGCAGTACTTCGACGAACACATGAAAACACACACTG GAGAGAAAccctttatctgtgaaatctgtGGCAAAAGCTTCACCAGCCGCCCCAACATGAAGAGGCACCGCAGAACTCACACAGGCGAGAAGCCCTATCCATGTGATGTGTGTGGCCAGCGGTTTCGCTTCTCCAACATGCTTAAGGCCCACAAGGAGAAGTGCTTTCGGGTGACCAGCCCTGTGAATGTGCCACCTGCTGTCCAGATCCCACTTACAACTTCCCCAGCCACCCCAGTTCCTTCTGTGGTGAACACACCCACAACCCCAGTCCCTCCAATCAATATGAATCCT AGGCCAGAGTGA
- the ZNF652 gene encoding zinc finger protein 652 isoform X1, with amino-acid sequence MSHMTSSCQELVENCAVHVAGMAQEDSRRGQVPSTFYHGANQELDLSTKVYKRESGSPYSVLVDTKMSKPHLHETEEQPYFRETRSVSSVHAVKEDQVNSDDTEEEEDEEVSYKREQIIVEVNLNNQTLNVSKGEKGVSSQSKETPVLKTSSEDEEEESEEDATDDSSDYGENERQKKKEKIVEKVSVAQRRRRRAASVAAATTSPTPRTTRGRRKSVEPPKRKKRATKEPKAPVQKAKCEEKETLTCEKCPRVFNTRWYLEKHMNVTHRRMQICDKCGKKFVLESELSLHQQTDCEKNIQCVSCNKSFKKLWSLHEHIKIVHGYAEKKFSCEICEKKFYTMAHVRKHMVAHTKDMPFTCETCGKSFKRSMSLKVHSLQHSGEKPFRCENCDERFQYKYQLRSHMSIHIGHKQFMCQWCGKDFNMKQYFDEHMKTHTGEKPFICEICGKSFTSRPNMKRHRRTHTGEKPYPCDVCGQRFRFSNMLKAHKEKCFRVTSPVNVPPAVQIPLTTSPATPVPSVVNTPTTPVPPINMNPVSTLPPRPIPHPFSHLHIHPHPHHPHHLPIPPVPHLPPPPALFKSEPLNHRGQSEDNFLRHLAEKNSSAQHH; translated from the exons ATGAGCCACATGACCAGTTCTTGTCAAGAGCTGGTTGAAAATTGTGCTGTGCATGTAGCAGGGATGGCACAAGAAGATAGTCGTCGTGGTCAAGTGCCATCTACCTTTTATCATGGTGCCAACCAAGAACTTGACCTGTCCACCAAAGTGTACAAAAGGGAATCAGGAAGTCCTTATTCTGTGTTAGTGGACACCAAGATGAGCAAACCACATCTCCACGAAACAGAGGAACAGCCATATTTCAGGGAGACAAGATCAGTGTCCAGCGTGCATGCTGTTAAAGAAGACCAGGTGAATTCTGATGAcacagaagaggaggaggatgaaGAAGTCTCTTACAAAAGGGAGCAGATCATAGTGGAGGTAAACCTTAATAATCAAACATTAAATGTATCTAAAGGGGAAAAGGGTGTCTCTTCTCAGTCCAAAGAGACTCCTGTTCTTAAGACAAGCAGTGAGGATGAAGAGGAAGAGAGTGAGGAAGATGCCACAGATGACAGCAGTGACTATGGAGAGAACgaaaggcagaagaaaaaggagaagataGTGGAGAAAGTCAGCGTTGcacaaaggagaaggaggagagctGCCTCTGTTGCTGCAGCTACCACTTCCCCTACTCCCAGAACTACAAGAGGTCGTAGGAAGAGTGTAGAGCCACCTAAGCGTAAGAAGCGGGCCACAAAGGAGCCCAAAGCACCAGTGCAGAAAGCTAAGTGTGAAGAGAAAGAGACTCTGACCTGTGAGAAGTGCCCCAGGGTGTTTAATACTCGCTGGTACCTGGAGAAGCACATGAACGTTACTCACAGGCGCATGCAGATCTGTGATAAATGTGGCAAGAAGTTTGTCCTGGAAAGTGAGCTGTCCCTTCACCAGCaaacagactgtgaaaaaaatatTCAG TGTGTTTCCTGTAACAAATCGTTCAAGAAACTCTGGTCCCTTCATGAACATATCAAGATCGTCCATGGATATGCAGAAAAGAAATTTTCCTGTGAAATTTGTGAGAAGAAGTTCTATACTATGGCTCATGTGAGGAAACACATGGTTG CACACACAAAAGACATGCCATTTACATGTGAAACCTGTGGAAAATCATTCAAGCGCAGTATGTCACTCAAGGTGCACTCCTTGCAGCATTCTGGAGAGAAGCCCTTCAGATGCGAG AACTGTGACGAAAGGTTTCAGTACAAGTACCAGCTACGCTCCCACATGAGCATCCACATTGGGCACAAACAGTTCATGTGCCAGTGGTGTGGCAAGGATTTCAACATGAAGCAGTACTTCGACGAACACATGAAAACACACACTG GAGAGAAAccctttatctgtgaaatctgtGGCAAAAGCTTCACCAGCCGCCCCAACATGAAGAGGCACCGCAGAACTCACACAGGCGAGAAGCCCTATCCATGTGATGTGTGTGGCCAGCGGTTTCGCTTCTCCAACATGCTTAAGGCCCACAAGGAGAAGTGCTTTCGGGTGACCAGCCCTGTGAATGTGCCACCTGCTGTCCAGATCCCACTTACAACTTCCCCAGCCACCCCAGTTCCTTCTGTGGTGAACACACCCACAACCCCAGTCCCTCCAATCAATATGAATCCTGTAAGCACTCTTCCCCCTCGGCCTATCCCCCACCCCTTCTCACACCTTCACATCCACCCACACCCTCACCACCCACACCACCTTCCCATCCCTCCAGTCCCTCAcctccccccacctccagctCTCTTTAAGAGCGAGCCTTTAAATCATAGAGGCCAGAGTGAGGACAACTTTCTGCGGCACCTGGCGGAGAAGAACAGTTCAGCACAGCATCATTAA